A single region of the Zootoca vivipara chromosome 2, rZooViv1.1, whole genome shotgun sequence genome encodes:
- the AKAP8L gene encoding A-kinase anchor protein 8-like isoform X1, producing MSYSGYGNWNSGTNRGYEDYNYGYGYSQDNSGNYGYGMATSNSWEMPNSDTDMNYNASTGTSADVITKFNKRLDMVSHLETDTMQGGHYGSGGDRYDTYESYDSRPSLNDRDLYRSGYDYSEAEHDTDNAYEGHYDNSYGNRREQYHNRARDNFGHRGQNWARDRRNNRPMASAYSGRMGGQWNEPPVPMGGRGHGPNRPPSLFSHKLFPEYNMFQGMRSFSGNMRFGGGGMKQRMRRNWKMWDADFKKKRIKNEPTANKRKQANSSDEPDSKAAKTDGSDNSDSDNEEGPEGEAAEKGSKNEGEGEGGEDEERKGDSEKGAMTIQEEISQIKRKLQAGKKTQERQKKRYRDRMVERIQFVCSLCKYRTFYEDEMTNHLESKFHKEHFAFVGTKLPQQTADFLQEYVANKTKKTEERRKAIEDINAVIQQIYKDQDLTQDIGMEHFVKKVEAAHCVACDLFIPMQYGIIQKHLKSLDHNHNRRAMMEQSKKSSLVVARSILNNKLISKKLERYLKGENPFTDDPEEKEEHEDGEAGTSGNMEEGAAIGEENKVEEETKGGDNLAEEDVVEEGTAENKGNDDEPPPPGQMEEQNLNTSQESFAAEQEQEYNEEDDKEKEERKGFIPSEDMEPPDE from the exons ATGAGCTATTCAG GTTATGGAaactggaactctggcacaaataGAG GTTACGAGGACTATAATTATGGATATGGATACAGTCAGGATAACTCTGGCAATTATGGGTATGGTATGGCCACTTCAAACTCTTGGGAAATGCCTAATTCAGATACAGACATGAACTATAACGCATCCACTGGCACCAGTGCTGATGTAATAACAAAATTTAACAAGCGCTTAGATATGGTGTCTCATCTAGAAACTGACACGATGCAAGGAGGACATTATGGCTCAGGTGGAGACAG GTATGATACATATGAGTCCTACGACTCAAGGCCTTCACTAAACGACCGTGATCTGTACAGATCCGGCTATGATTACAGTGAAGCTGAACATGACACCGACAATGCCTATGAAGGCCACTATGACAACTCCTATGGGAACCGCAGGGAGCAGTACCACAACAGAGCACGTGACAACTTTGGCCACCGGGGTCAGAACTGGGCCAGAGACAGGCGAAATAACAGACCCATGGCTTCTGCATATTCTGGGCGCATGGGCGGACAGTGGAATGAACCGCCAGTGCCAATGGGAGGACGGGGCCATGGCCCCAATAGGCCCCCATCCCTTTTCTCCCACAAACTATTCCCTGAATACAACATGTTCCAGGGAATGCGAAGTTTCTCTGGCAACATGCGCTTTGGAGGAGGCGGCATGAAACAACGAATGAGGAGAAACTGGAAAATGTGGGATGCAGATTTTAAA aaaaaaagaataaagaatgagCCTACTGCTAATAAACGAAAACAGGCTAACAGTTCTGATGAGCCTGACAGTAAGGCAGCAAAAACTGATGGCTCTGACAACTCTGACTCTGATAATG AAGAGGGCCCTGAAGGAGAAGCTGCTGAGAAGGGTTCTAAAAAT gagggagagggagaaggaggtgaagatgaggaaagaaaaggagactCTGAGAAAG GAGCTATGACCATTCAAGAAGAGATCAGTCAAATCAAGCGCAAATTGCAAGCTGGCAAGAAAACTCAAGAGAGGCAAAAAAAGAGGTATCGTGATCGGATGGTGGAAAG GATTCAGTTTGTATGTTCGTTGTGCAAGTATCGCACTTTCTATGAGGATGAGATGACCAACCATTTGGAGAGCAAATTCCACAAGGAACACTTTGCATTTGTTGGAACCAAGCTGCCCCAGCAAACAGCTGACTTCCTCCAG GAGTATGTTGCTAATAAAACAAAGAAGACAGAAGAACGCCGTAAAGCAATTGAAGATATTAATGCAGTTATACAACAGATCTACAAAGACCAAGATCTTACCCAAG ACATTGGTATGGAACATTTTGTAAAAAAGGTGGAGGCTGCTCACTGTGTTGCTTGTGACCTCTTCATTCCGATGCAGTATGGAAtaatccagaaacatctgaagtCCCTTGATCATAACCACAACCGCAGA GCTATGATGGAACAGTCAAAAAAATCATCATTAGTAGTTGCAAGAAGTATTCTTAACAATAAACTTATCAGCAAGAAATTGGAACGATATTTGAAG GGGGAGAATCCTTTCACAGATGATCCTGAAGAGAAAGAGGAACATGAGGACGGTGAGGCAGGAACAAGTGGAAatatggaggaaggagcagcTATAGGTGAAGAAAACAAGGTTGAAGAAGAAACTAAAGGTGGAGACAATCTGGCTGAGGAAGACGTAGTTGAAGAAGGTActgcagaaaacaaaggaaatgatgatgaaccaccaccaccaggacaAATGGAAGAGCAGAATTTGAACACATCCCAGGAATCATTTGCTGCTGAGCAGGAGCAAGAATATAATGAAGAAGAcgacaaagaaaaagaagaaagaaaaggattcATACCTTCAGAGGATATGGAACCACCTGATGAGTGA
- the AKAP8L gene encoding A-kinase anchor protein 8-like isoform X2 codes for MSYSGYGNWNSGTNRGYEDYNYGYGYSQDNSGNYGYGMATSNSWEMPNSDTDMNYNASTGTSADVITKFNKRLDMVSHLETDTMQGGHYGSGGDRYDTYESYDSRPSLNDRDLYRSGYDYSEAEHDTDNAYEGHYDNSYGNRREQYHNRARDNFGHRGQNWARDRRNNRPMASAYSGRMGGQWNEPPVPMGGRGHGPNRPPSLFSHKLFPEYNMFQGMRSFSGNMRFGGGGMKQRMRRNWKMWDADFKKKRIKNEPTANKRKQANSSDEPDSKAAKTDGSDNSDSDNEGPEGEAAEKGSKNEGEGEGGEDEERKGDSEKGAMTIQEEISQIKRKLQAGKKTQERQKKRYRDRMVERIQFVCSLCKYRTFYEDEMTNHLESKFHKEHFAFVGTKLPQQTADFLQEYVANKTKKTEERRKAIEDINAVIQQIYKDQDLTQDIGMEHFVKKVEAAHCVACDLFIPMQYGIIQKHLKSLDHNHNRRAMMEQSKKSSLVVARSILNNKLISKKLERYLKGENPFTDDPEEKEEHEDGEAGTSGNMEEGAAIGEENKVEEETKGGDNLAEEDVVEEGTAENKGNDDEPPPPGQMEEQNLNTSQESFAAEQEQEYNEEDDKEKEERKGFIPSEDMEPPDE; via the exons ATGAGCTATTCAG GTTATGGAaactggaactctggcacaaataGAG GTTACGAGGACTATAATTATGGATATGGATACAGTCAGGATAACTCTGGCAATTATGGGTATGGTATGGCCACTTCAAACTCTTGGGAAATGCCTAATTCAGATACAGACATGAACTATAACGCATCCACTGGCACCAGTGCTGATGTAATAACAAAATTTAACAAGCGCTTAGATATGGTGTCTCATCTAGAAACTGACACGATGCAAGGAGGACATTATGGCTCAGGTGGAGACAG GTATGATACATATGAGTCCTACGACTCAAGGCCTTCACTAAACGACCGTGATCTGTACAGATCCGGCTATGATTACAGTGAAGCTGAACATGACACCGACAATGCCTATGAAGGCCACTATGACAACTCCTATGGGAACCGCAGGGAGCAGTACCACAACAGAGCACGTGACAACTTTGGCCACCGGGGTCAGAACTGGGCCAGAGACAGGCGAAATAACAGACCCATGGCTTCTGCATATTCTGGGCGCATGGGCGGACAGTGGAATGAACCGCCAGTGCCAATGGGAGGACGGGGCCATGGCCCCAATAGGCCCCCATCCCTTTTCTCCCACAAACTATTCCCTGAATACAACATGTTCCAGGGAATGCGAAGTTTCTCTGGCAACATGCGCTTTGGAGGAGGCGGCATGAAACAACGAATGAGGAGAAACTGGAAAATGTGGGATGCAGATTTTAAA aaaaaaagaataaagaatgagCCTACTGCTAATAAACGAAAACAGGCTAACAGTTCTGATGAGCCTGACAGTAAGGCAGCAAAAACTGATGGCTCTGACAACTCTGACTCTGATAATG AGGGCCCTGAAGGAGAAGCTGCTGAGAAGGGTTCTAAAAAT gagggagagggagaaggaggtgaagatgaggaaagaaaaggagactCTGAGAAAG GAGCTATGACCATTCAAGAAGAGATCAGTCAAATCAAGCGCAAATTGCAAGCTGGCAAGAAAACTCAAGAGAGGCAAAAAAAGAGGTATCGTGATCGGATGGTGGAAAG GATTCAGTTTGTATGTTCGTTGTGCAAGTATCGCACTTTCTATGAGGATGAGATGACCAACCATTTGGAGAGCAAATTCCACAAGGAACACTTTGCATTTGTTGGAACCAAGCTGCCCCAGCAAACAGCTGACTTCCTCCAG GAGTATGTTGCTAATAAAACAAAGAAGACAGAAGAACGCCGTAAAGCAATTGAAGATATTAATGCAGTTATACAACAGATCTACAAAGACCAAGATCTTACCCAAG ACATTGGTATGGAACATTTTGTAAAAAAGGTGGAGGCTGCTCACTGTGTTGCTTGTGACCTCTTCATTCCGATGCAGTATGGAAtaatccagaaacatctgaagtCCCTTGATCATAACCACAACCGCAGA GCTATGATGGAACAGTCAAAAAAATCATCATTAGTAGTTGCAAGAAGTATTCTTAACAATAAACTTATCAGCAAGAAATTGGAACGATATTTGAAG GGGGAGAATCCTTTCACAGATGATCCTGAAGAGAAAGAGGAACATGAGGACGGTGAGGCAGGAACAAGTGGAAatatggaggaaggagcagcTATAGGTGAAGAAAACAAGGTTGAAGAAGAAACTAAAGGTGGAGACAATCTGGCTGAGGAAGACGTAGTTGAAGAAGGTActgcagaaaacaaaggaaatgatgatgaaccaccaccaccaggacaAATGGAAGAGCAGAATTTGAACACATCCCAGGAATCATTTGCTGCTGAGCAGGAGCAAGAATATAATGAAGAAGAcgacaaagaaaaagaagaaagaaaaggattcATACCTTCAGAGGATATGGAACCACCTGATGAGTGA
- the AKAP8L gene encoding A-kinase anchor protein 8-like isoform X3, which yields MSYSGYGNWNSGTNRGYEDYNYGYGYSQDNSGNYGYDTYESYDSRPSLNDRDLYRSGYDYSEAEHDTDNAYEGHYDNSYGNRREQYHNRARDNFGHRGQNWARDRRNNRPMASAYSGRMGGQWNEPPVPMGGRGHGPNRPPSLFSHKLFPEYNMFQGMRSFSGNMRFGGGGMKQRMRRNWKMWDADFKKKRIKNEPTANKRKQANSSDEPDSKAAKTDGSDNSDSDNEEGPEGEAAEKGSKNEGEGEGGEDEERKGDSEKGAMTIQEEISQIKRKLQAGKKTQERQKKRYRDRMVERIQFVCSLCKYRTFYEDEMTNHLESKFHKEHFAFVGTKLPQQTADFLQEYVANKTKKTEERRKAIEDINAVIQQIYKDQDLTQDIGMEHFVKKVEAAHCVACDLFIPMQYGIIQKHLKSLDHNHNRRAMMEQSKKSSLVVARSILNNKLISKKLERYLKGENPFTDDPEEKEEHEDGEAGTSGNMEEGAAIGEENKVEEETKGGDNLAEEDVVEEGTAENKGNDDEPPPPGQMEEQNLNTSQESFAAEQEQEYNEEDDKEKEERKGFIPSEDMEPPDE from the exons ATGAGCTATTCAG GTTATGGAaactggaactctggcacaaataGAG GTTACGAGGACTATAATTATGGATATGGATACAGTCAGGATAACTCTGGCAATTATGG GTATGATACATATGAGTCCTACGACTCAAGGCCTTCACTAAACGACCGTGATCTGTACAGATCCGGCTATGATTACAGTGAAGCTGAACATGACACCGACAATGCCTATGAAGGCCACTATGACAACTCCTATGGGAACCGCAGGGAGCAGTACCACAACAGAGCACGTGACAACTTTGGCCACCGGGGTCAGAACTGGGCCAGAGACAGGCGAAATAACAGACCCATGGCTTCTGCATATTCTGGGCGCATGGGCGGACAGTGGAATGAACCGCCAGTGCCAATGGGAGGACGGGGCCATGGCCCCAATAGGCCCCCATCCCTTTTCTCCCACAAACTATTCCCTGAATACAACATGTTCCAGGGAATGCGAAGTTTCTCTGGCAACATGCGCTTTGGAGGAGGCGGCATGAAACAACGAATGAGGAGAAACTGGAAAATGTGGGATGCAGATTTTAAA aaaaaaagaataaagaatgagCCTACTGCTAATAAACGAAAACAGGCTAACAGTTCTGATGAGCCTGACAGTAAGGCAGCAAAAACTGATGGCTCTGACAACTCTGACTCTGATAATG AAGAGGGCCCTGAAGGAGAAGCTGCTGAGAAGGGTTCTAAAAAT gagggagagggagaaggaggtgaagatgaggaaagaaaaggagactCTGAGAAAG GAGCTATGACCATTCAAGAAGAGATCAGTCAAATCAAGCGCAAATTGCAAGCTGGCAAGAAAACTCAAGAGAGGCAAAAAAAGAGGTATCGTGATCGGATGGTGGAAAG GATTCAGTTTGTATGTTCGTTGTGCAAGTATCGCACTTTCTATGAGGATGAGATGACCAACCATTTGGAGAGCAAATTCCACAAGGAACACTTTGCATTTGTTGGAACCAAGCTGCCCCAGCAAACAGCTGACTTCCTCCAG GAGTATGTTGCTAATAAAACAAAGAAGACAGAAGAACGCCGTAAAGCAATTGAAGATATTAATGCAGTTATACAACAGATCTACAAAGACCAAGATCTTACCCAAG ACATTGGTATGGAACATTTTGTAAAAAAGGTGGAGGCTGCTCACTGTGTTGCTTGTGACCTCTTCATTCCGATGCAGTATGGAAtaatccagaaacatctgaagtCCCTTGATCATAACCACAACCGCAGA GCTATGATGGAACAGTCAAAAAAATCATCATTAGTAGTTGCAAGAAGTATTCTTAACAATAAACTTATCAGCAAGAAATTGGAACGATATTTGAAG GGGGAGAATCCTTTCACAGATGATCCTGAAGAGAAAGAGGAACATGAGGACGGTGAGGCAGGAACAAGTGGAAatatggaggaaggagcagcTATAGGTGAAGAAAACAAGGTTGAAGAAGAAACTAAAGGTGGAGACAATCTGGCTGAGGAAGACGTAGTTGAAGAAGGTActgcagaaaacaaaggaaatgatgatgaaccaccaccaccaggacaAATGGAAGAGCAGAATTTGAACACATCCCAGGAATCATTTGCTGCTGAGCAGGAGCAAGAATATAATGAAGAAGAcgacaaagaaaaagaagaaagaaaaggattcATACCTTCAGAGGATATGGAACCACCTGATGAGTGA